The DNA segment GGTACGGATGCCGTTCTTGGCCATCCGCTGCACCTCGACCGTCTCCGCCGCCATGAACGCCTCGGTGGCGGCCCTGGCGTCCTCGGTGGTCACGCCGTCCAGCCGCAGCTCCCACACGGAGGCGGTGAGCCGGTCGGCGAGGCCCGAGGTGCGGCCCTCCACGGCGTCGACGATGTCGAGCCCGGCGGGCATCGACTCGTCGAGCAGGGCGCGCAGGGTGCCGGGATCGCGCGGTGCGGTCAGCGCGATCTCCAGGTACTCCGCCTCACTGCCCGTGCCGGTGGGTGCGGCATTGGCGTACGACACCTTCGGGTGCGGCGTGAACCCCGCCGAGTACGCCATGGGTACGTCGGCGCGGCGCAACGCGCGCTCGAAGGCGCGCTGGAAGTCACGGTGGCTGGTGAACCGGAGGCGGCCGCGCTTGGTGTAGCGCAGTCGGATGCGCTGCACCGCGGGTGCGGGCGGCGGGCCTTCGGGCTGTCGCTTGCCCAGTGTCCTAGTCCTTCGTGAGAACGGTCGTACTGCTACCAAGAGTACGTGGATCGCGCACCGGAGGTTCCCGCCGGTCCACCGCGACCCCCTGCCCGGGTTCCCCGAAGAGGGCCCGGCGCACCTCCCGGCGGGTCTCGCGCAGGGTGTCGCGGGCGGCGGCGAGGGTCAGCCGGGTGACCCGCCCCACCTCGCGCGCGGCCCGTGCGGCGGGCCGGAGCACCACGTCCCGTACGACGTGCCCGACCGGGGTGAGGACGGTCCGGTACACCCAGCGGGCGGGCTCCACGAAGATCCACCGGAAGAGGGTCCCGAGGGCGCGGCCCACCACCCGGGAGAGGTGCCCGGCGATCCGCCAGGCGTGCCCGAGCGCGTCGGCGACCTCCCGCGCGACCACGGCCAGCACCCGGCCCACGGGGGCCAGCACCCAGCGCCACAGGGCGAGCGCCGGCAGCACGAACAGGACGCGCGCCGTCCAGTACAGGACCGCCCCGGCCCCCGCGACCAGCGCCTCGGCCAGCCACAGCAGCGCCCGCCCGGCCGGGCTCAGCACCTGGACGTACAGCCGGCGGGCGGGGACGACGAGCAGGTACCGGACGAGCCAGGCGGCGCCCGTGAACAGCCCGAGCCCCACGGCGGCCAGCAGCGCGCCGATCCCCCGCGCGAGCCAGGCCAGGCCCCGGCCGACCGGTGCCAGGAGGAAGGTGAACACCCC comes from the Streptomyces seoulensis genome and includes:
- a CDS encoding TIGR03936 family radical SAM-associated protein, with the translated sequence MQRIRLRYTKRGRLRFTSHRDFQRAFERALRRADVPMAYSAGFTPHPKVSYANAAPTGTGSEAEYLEIALTAPRDPGTLRALLDESMPAGLDIVDAVEGRTSGLADRLTASVWELRLDGVTTEDARAATEAFMAAETVEVQRMAKNGIRTFDARAAVATLETRDEPADRPSDRPCAILRLVVRHVTPAVRPDDVLSGLRAVADLAPPVPAAVTRLAQGLFDEETGTVTDPLAPDREAATAPKAEPAAAATAPAPEGPA